The following proteins are co-located in the Candida dubliniensis CD36 chromosome 3, complete sequence genome:
- a CDS encoding 3-ketoacyl-CoA thiolase A, peroxisomal precursor, putative (Similar to S. cerevisiae POT1) translates to MSSKQQYLKKNPDDVVVVAAYRTALTKGGRGGFKDVGSDFILKKLTEEFVKKTGVDPKIIQDAAIGNVLNRRAGDFEHRGALLSAGLPYSVPFVALNRQCSSGLMAISQVANKIKTGEIECGLAGGVESMTKNYGPEALIAIDPAYEKDPEFVKNGIPMGITNENVCAKFNIPRDVQDEFAAESYQKAEKAQKEGKFDDEILPIEVFQEDEDAEDEDEDEDEDAEPKEKLVVISKDEGIRPGVTKEKLAKIKPAFKADGVSSAGNSSQVSDGAALVLLMKRSFAEKNGFKPLAKYISCGVAGVPPEIMGIGPAVAIPKVLKQTGLSVSDIDIYEINEAFAGQCLYSIESCNIPREKVNLNGGAIALGHPLGCTGARQYATILRLLKPGQFGVTSMCIGTGMGAASVLVRE, encoded by the coding sequence acaatacttgaaaaaaaatcctGACGATGTCGTTGTCGTTGCAGCTTATAGAACCGCTTTAACCAAAGGTGGAAGAGGTGGATTCAAAGATGTTGGATCTGatttcattttgaaaaaattgactGAAGAATTTGTTAAGAAAACTGGAGTTGACCCTAAAATCATTCAAGATGCTGCCATTGGTAATGTTTTAAATAGAAGAGCTGGTGATTTTGAACATAGAGGGGCATTATTATCTGCTGGATTACCTTATTCAGTTCCATTTGTTGCTCTTAACAGACAATGTTCATCGGGATTAATGGCCATTTCTCAAGTTGCCAACAAAATCAAGACTGGTGAAATCGAATGTGGTTTAGCTGGTGGGGTTGAAAGTATGACAAAAAATTATGGTCCAGAAGCTTTGATTGCTATTGACCCTGCTTATGAAAAAGATCCAGAATTTGTTAAAAATGGTATTCCAATGGGTATTACTAATGAAAATGTTTGTgccaaattcaatattcCAAGAGATGTTCAAGATGAATTTGCTGCTGAATCTTATCAAAAAGCTGAAAAGGCTCAAAAAGAAggtaaatttgatgatgaaattttacCAATCGAAGTTTTccaagaagatgaagatgctgaagatgaagacgaagatgaagatgaagatgctgaaccaaaagaaaaattggttgTTATTAGTAAAGATGAAGGTATTAGACCAGGTGTGactaaagaaaaattggctAAAATTAAACCAGCTTTTAAAGCTGATGGTGTATCTTCAGCTGGTAATTCTTCACAAGTTTCCGATGGTGCTGCTTTggtattattgatgaaacgTTCCTTTGCTGAAAAGAACGGATTCAAACCATTGGCTAAATACATTTCTTGTGGTGTTGCTGGTGTCCCACCAGAAATTATGGGTATTGGTCCAGCTGTTGCCATTCCAAaagttttgaaacaaaCTGGATTATCAGTGAGcgatattgatatttatgAAATCAACGAAGCATTTGCTGGTCAATGTTTGTACTCAATTGAAAGTTGTAATATTCCAAGAGAAAAAGTCAATCTTAATGGGGGTGCTATTGCCTTAGGTCATCCTCTTGGTTGTACTGGTGCTAGACAATATGCTACTATTTTGAGATTATTAAAACCAGGTCAATTTGGTGTGACTTCTATGTGTATTGGTACTGGTATGGGTGCTGCTTCTGTTTTGGTCAGAGAATaa